The Psychrobacillus sp. FSL K6-2836 nucleotide sequence TACTACATCAACTACAAAGTATGAACCATTTATAGGTATGACCGATTATGAAGCAATAGAATCTACATGGGGAAAACCAAAAAGTATAAATAAAACTGAAACTACTTATGGAGTTAAAGAACAATGGGTTTATGATAGAGGGAGTTTATATTTTGAAGACCATTATATAACCAGTATTCAAAGTTCAAGATAAATATATTTCTGTAAAAGGATTAATTCACAAAGTCACATCTAAATGATGTGGCTTTTTCTTTTGTCCAAATTTCACACTATAGGAGGTGTTAAAATAGAAAAGTTATTATTCGTCTTCACCCTTTTAGGAACATTCTTTGTTTTCTTAATAGGTGGATGGCACATATCACTAACAATATTAGTTGTATTCATGGTTATTGATATAATCACAGGTTTAATAAAAGCAGCGATACAGAAAAAATTAAATTCTAAAGTATCTTATAGGGAATTTTTAAAAAAATCATCCATTATGTTAGTTATCATCATTGCTAACTTGTTGAACGTATTAACTGCATCAGGGTGTCTGTTTTTAGAACATGGCTATTTCTT carries:
- a CDS encoding phage holin family protein; translation: MSKFHTIGGVKIEKLLFVFTLLGTFFVFLIGGWHISLTILVVFMVIDIITGLIKAAIQKKLNSKVSYREFLKKSSIMLVIIIANLLNVLTASGCLFLEHGYFFYMGI